The following are encoded together in the Lactuca sativa cultivar Salinas chromosome 1, Lsat_Salinas_v11, whole genome shotgun sequence genome:
- the LOC111894745 gene encoding uncharacterized protein LOC111894745, translated as MEFKSSDVNLWKESLSAYESRIESIGKPNLVSLDQFYCKELPHLIRQRNPNPHITIPELSKLMQWKLTRGKWRPRLLDFVSSLNEDTVISASQKAFKSLPDVSKAISELTVLKGVGPATASAVLAAYAPDIAPFMSDEAMVAALGNSKEYTLKQYLVFVDKLQAKAKELSVDEEEEVFTPSDVERALWSCAKAVASPKTKSDVNNSSKKKRKR; from the exons ATGGAATTCAAGAGCTCTGACGTGAATCTATGGAAGGAATCCTTATCGGCGTACGAAAGCAGAATCGAGTCCATTGGTAAGCCGAATCTTGTTTCGCTAGACCAGTTCTATTGCAAAGAACTACCGCATCTTATTCGCCAAAGGAACCCTAATCCCCATATCACCATTCCTGAGCTATCCAAGCTCATGCAATGGAAGCTCACTCGCGGGAAATGGAG ACCACGTTTGTTGGATTTTGTATCATCACTGAATGAGGATACTGTGATTTCTGCTTCGCAAAAAGCTTTCAAATCCTTACCCGACGTTTCAAAAGCTATTTCTGAGCTTACAGTCTTGAAGGGTGTTGGACCTGCAACTGCATCTGCTGTTTTAGCTGCTTATGCGCCGGATATTGCACCTTTCATGTCCGATGAG GCAATGGTGGCAGCTCTTGGGAACTCAAAAGAATATACATTGAAACAGTACCTTGTGTTTGTGGACAAACTTCAAGCAAAAGCAAAG GAATTAAGCGTagatgaggaggaggaggtgtTCACACCCTCGGATGTAGAGAGAGCTTTATGGAGTTGTGCCAAGGCTGTAGCATCACCTAAAACTAAAAGTGATGTTAATAATTCAAGCAAAAAGAAGAGGAAGCGCTGA